The genomic window TCAACTCAATTTTCGAAGATTTTACAACCAAGCGCGTGCTCATCGTGGGAGATGTGATGTTGGATGCTTACTGGTGGGGAAACGTAAACCGAATTTCTCCGGAAGCTCCGGTTCCCATAGTGCTGGTAAAGAAGAAAGAACACCGGCTGGGCGGAGCAGCCAACGTAGCGCTTAATGTAAAAGAACTCGGTGGGAACCCAGTACTTTGTTCGGTAATAGGTAAGGACTATGATGGCGGACACCTCACTGACTTGCTGGAATTGAGAGGTATTTCATCAGATAATCTCATCAGGTCTAAAGATCGTCCTACCACGGTGAAAACACGGATCCTGGGGAATAACCACCAGTTGCTGCGTGTGGACAATGAACTGGATTTGCCGCTCACAGAAAAGGACAAGCAGCACCTGGAAAAAATGGTGGATGACCTCCTGACCAATATTGATGTCGTGGTATTTGAAGATTATGACAAGGGTCTTCTTGCGCCAGGTATCATTAGTTTCATTACAGGCCAGGCACGTAAACTGAACATCCCGATCGTAGTGGATCCAAAGAAGAGCAACTTCAACGAGTACCATCATGCTACGCTGTTTAAGCCCAACTTCAAGGAGCTTACTGATGGGCTGAAGCTGGATGTCTCGCGTGAGTTTAATATTGATGAGGTGCGTGAAGCTGCGCGGGTGTTGCGCAAGCGGCTTTCACTGGATATGGCGATGATCACACTGTCAGAGCATGGCGTCTTCATCATGTCAGAAACCGAGGAGCACCTCATACCCGCGCATTACCGCGACATATATGATGTTTCAGGAGCCGGAGATACCGTAAGCAGTGTAGCAGCCCTTGCCCTGGCTTGCGGCCTTTCACCTTACGTGCTGGCCGAATTATCCAATCTGGCCGGAGGCATCGTCTGCGAACATGTAG from Bacteroidia bacterium includes these protein-coding regions:
- a CDS encoding bifunctional ADP-heptose synthase, whose translation is MITMKERLDEKKLNSIFEDFTTKRVLIVGDVMLDAYWWGNVNRISPEAPVPIVLVKKKEHRLGGAANVALNVKELGGNPVLCSVIGKDYDGGHLTDLLELRGISSDNLIRSKDRPTTVKTRILGNNHQLLRVDNELDLPLTEKDKQHLEKMVDDLLTNIDVVVFEDYDKGLLAPGIISFITGQARKLNIPIVVDPKKSNFNEYHHATLFKPNFKELTDGLKLDVSREFNIDEVREAARVLRKRLSLDMAMITLSEHGVFIMSETEEHLIPAHYRDIYDVSGAGDTVSSVAALALACGLSPYVLAELSNLAGGIVCEHVGVVPIQKEKLLEESIKVFG